One window of Hippoglossus stenolepis isolate QCI-W04-F060 chromosome 1, HSTE1.2, whole genome shotgun sequence genomic DNA carries:
- the LOC118110535 gene encoding fibulin-7, whose amino-acid sequence MLVSAALVITIACSCSLHPVFGQDCPSRQEIQGSLKQVQKLLSAHEASYLQSLRNLKKKINLLQSSAGRQTTKAINSTCTKLDAPMNGRKLGKSHSVSHEVHFLCDPGYELVGSESRVCQESLTWSGQQPTCRDINECASSPCLNGATCVDEMNQFSCVCAKGWAGATCQSPVPTFFVTMTNTSAATSAATGGAAAAATLPAATTGPFVRPSRCSIVQGTTHCTCEAGYTISGRDSNICTDIDECELFHNGQAGKLCLHACVNTPGGYRCTCPVGYNVTRDGRSCRDIDECATRQNNCTKDQMCINTYGSFQCVHVDCPKIPNATYVKTSPMRCERNPCPLDNKACSQTPNSFSYHYMAVASNLSAPRVMFRVSALRPMGDTLRFSLLGGRLARRHFTVQRSDRLTGQLMLVSPVQGPATLEAEVEMSELERRVQLGKYITKITLFVSQYEF is encoded by the exons ATGCTTGTGTCAGCAGCACTCGTCATCACCATAGCGTGTTCCTGCTCACTCCATCCTGTGTTCGGACAG GACTGCCCCAGCAGGCAGGAAATACAGGGCTCTCTGAAGCAGGTCCAGAAGCTTCTCTCAGCACACGAAGCCTCGTACCTGCAGAGTCTACGCAacctgaagaagaaaataaacttaCTGCAGAGCAGTGCAGGGAGGCAGACGACGAAAGCCATCAACA GCACCTGCACAAAACTGGACGCACCCATGAATGGAAGGAAACTTGGAAAGTCGCACAGCGTGAGCCATGAGGTCCACTTCCTGTGTGACCCTGGTTATGAGCTGGTGGGCTCAGAGAGCAGGGTTTGTCAGGAGAGCCTGACCTGGAGCGGTCAGCAGCCGACCTGCCGAG ACATCAATGAGTGTGCGTCCTCTCCGTGCCTGAATGGTGCGACGTGTGTGGACGAGATGAACCAATTCTCTTGTGTCTGTGCCAAAGGCTGGGCCGGAGCTACCTGTCAGAGCCCCGTGCCAACAT TCTTTGTTACCATGACAAACACATCTGCTGCCACCTCTGCAGCCAccggtggtgctgctgctgcggctaCCCTGCCAGCTGCCACCACCGGGCCCTTTGTCCGTCCATCACGTTGCTCTATAGTGCAGGGGACCACCCACTGTACCTGTGAGGCAGGATACACCATCTCTGGCCGGGACAGCAACATCTGCACTG ataTAGATGAATGTGAGCTGTTCCATAATGGCCAGGCGGGGaaactgtgtttacatgcttgCGTTAACACCCCTGGAGGCTACCGCTGCACCTGTCCCGTTGGATATAATGTGACCCGCGATGGACGCAGCTGCAGAG ACATCGACGAGTGTGCCACCAGACAAAACAACTGCACGAAGGACCAGATGTGCATTAATACATATGGTAGTTTCCAGTGTGTCCATGTGGACTGCCCCAAAATTCCTAATGCTACATATGTCAAGACGTCGCCTAT GCGTTGTGAACGTAACCCCTGTCCTTTGGACAACAAGGCGTGTTCTCAGACCCCAAATTCCTTCTCCTACCATTACATGGCTGTCGCATCCAACCTGTCAGCTCCTCGCGTCATGTTCAGGGTCTCAGCTTTGCGTCCGATGGGCGACACGCTTCGCTTCTCCCTGCTGGGGGGGAGGTTAGCTCGGCGCCACTTCACAGTCCAGCGTTCAGACCGTCTGACAGGTCAGCTGATGCTGGTGAGCCCCGTGCAGGGGCCTGCCACTCTGGAAGCGGAGGTGGAGATGAGCGAGCTGGAGAGACGTGTCCAGCTGGGGAAGTACATCACCAAAATCACCCTGTTTGTTTCCCAATATGAGTTCTAG
- the LOC118111173 gene encoding palmitoyltransferase ZDHHC23-A-like: protein MKWEKLKPPEPDDPMCCCECDIYQYGCCCDCEDLDEAFNRWLRHKPPHSGCHSPVLGALIDNGDLHDPALVLLPLLLRAAALHHLLGIIILTALPSLVLWYYYATHRKRRRTLFFLTLALFSLAYMYYLFITEILPRGDVSHLQLCTVTAGMILTIGSLIHTKRGPGFHTTSYHSQSEEVNKDSTHLNGSIQSAASSSSPPALTEKWSRCSVCKTMPPPRAGHCRTCGSCVKRLDHHCVWWVGFDIITSLYFFELYIHTTS, encoded by the exons atgaaatgggagaagttaaagcctccggagccagatgatcccatgtgctgctgcgagtgtgatatctaccagtacggatgctgctgtgactgtgaagatctggacgaggcctttaacag gtggctgagacacaaaccccCTCACAGCGGATGTCACTCTCCTGTCCTCGGGGCCCTGATTGACAACGGAGATCTCCATGATCcggccctggtgctgctgcctctgctgctccgggcCGCAGCGCTGCACCACCTGCTGGGCATCATCATCCTGACAGCTCTGCCCAGCCTGGTCCTCTGGTACTACTACGCCACACACCGCAAGAGGAGAcgcaccctcttcttcctcactctgGCACTGTTCTCTCTGGCCTACATGTattacctcttcatcacagagattctACCGCGTGGGGACGTCAgccatctgcagctgtgcactgtgactgCTGGCATGATCCTCACCATCGGatctctcattcacaccaagAGAGGCCCAGGGTTTCACACCACCTCCTATCacagccagagtgaggaggttaacaaggactctacacatcttaatggatccatccaatcagcggcctcctcctcctctcctcctgccctgacagaaaagtggagcagatgctctgtgtgcaaaacaatgcCACCCCCGCGGGCCGGACACTGTCGAACCTGTGGATCCTGCGTCAAGCGTCTGgaccaccactgtgtctggtgggttggatttgatattataacatctttatacttctttgaattgtacattcacaccacatcatga